From Nevskia ramosa DSM 11499, the proteins below share one genomic window:
- a CDS encoding TonB-dependent receptor, protein MTRARLATSLFAIAVAGQVEAAQVSPGEVAVAVVRGAEGVAGLTVSVDGQSIGTTDAGGRISFRTTSGLHRIVLTRGTTNVAFTEIRLGDTDAAEVAVNLPADAGDAKVERDIFNAREAAVTPIAGTVTDNSGKPLAGARVSAADTAVNTTTDASGAFKLDVPRGEYTVQVAAEGSAPQDIPGVRASPLLGGSLAVSVSANAPAPAAATTKAGTSGRGAAALGTVTVKGVVRRQSTATKERVATSVIDSVSQEEIAAAGDSNAGEAIRRVTGVSVQNNVVVVRGLGDRYSTTLVNGAEIPSFNPSRRVVAVDAFPSEFLGGLTVQKTYSADLPGEFSGGVALIETRPTPDFETGAIRVNVGGNTQTTFSPVLTYQGSDFDYLGTDGGQRDLPGSYRDITNNGANTLGGATLADRLKLLQTLPNLFDLQRIDKAPADFGGSLTYGNVFKLGGTQKFGFQVTGLYDTNYRFRREQRGVFTAGGGGGQDVSRQDVEELQRSEQTFETGGTLGLGYEYSKQHKVDFVTLLSRQTQKGAFFGRAVASDAGFATDQERITLDYVEGQLITNQLTGKHTLTDAGGLKIKWQAGYSIADRDVLDRRTYGRFRAVGTDDPFLIGFGQSGEASEPRRTWEFLQDKTLDLGVDLSLPFEASDNLRGDFKWGARGTRRDRDFESVRFAYSSLATQRSDLFRTLQLVPSLENVLTPTFFGPGGFDLTDLNISIRGGGNANVYDGAQDVNAFYVMTDVFVGEQFEVQAGGRLEKSTIDVETGDPAGGATVNSRLTDSDILPSLNATWFISRQTQVRIGVSQSLNRPQFRELAEVDFLDPETRFLTVGNSQLRSAKLTNYDLRFEQYWSNSKAASIGVFYKDIKNPIEFNIDASSGNQVVRSFQNANSAKDYGIELDARYDLGILQAIAPQLQFAYVAGNFSRIESEVTLPNGSTRQLQGQSNYLANATLGYSNPASRTDATLLFNIFGDRLAEVGINDLPNSTEKSYPVLDFNIRQGIGQHWQIGLKARNLLDPRIDIEQGQFNGQAALQRSYKLGRSGQISVQYQF, encoded by the coding sequence ATGACGCGTGCACGTCTTGCCACGTCACTGTTTGCCATTGCGGTCGCCGGCCAGGTCGAGGCCGCACAGGTTTCGCCGGGAGAGGTTGCTGTCGCTGTGGTGCGGGGCGCTGAAGGTGTGGCCGGGCTGACCGTATCGGTCGACGGCCAGTCGATCGGCACCACGGATGCCGGTGGCCGCATCAGTTTCAGAACCACCAGCGGCCTGCATCGCATCGTGCTGACCCGCGGAACCACCAATGTCGCGTTCACCGAAATCCGTCTCGGCGATACCGATGCTGCCGAAGTCGCCGTCAACCTGCCCGCCGACGCTGGCGACGCCAAGGTCGAACGCGACATCTTCAATGCCCGCGAAGCCGCGGTCACGCCGATCGCCGGTACCGTCACCGACAACAGCGGCAAGCCGCTCGCGGGCGCCAGAGTCTCGGCCGCCGACACCGCCGTCAACACCACGACCGACGCCAGCGGCGCTTTCAAGCTGGATGTGCCGCGCGGCGAATACACCGTGCAGGTCGCCGCCGAAGGCTCGGCACCGCAGGACATTCCGGGCGTTCGTGCCTCGCCGCTGCTGGGCGGCTCGCTGGCGGTCAGCGTCAGTGCCAATGCACCGGCGCCGGCGGCCGCCACGACCAAGGCCGGCACCTCGGGCAGGGGCGCGGCTGCACTCGGCACGGTTACCGTCAAAGGCGTAGTCCGTCGTCAGTCGACGGCGACCAAGGAAAGAGTCGCCACGTCGGTCATCGACTCGGTTTCGCAGGAAGAAATCGCCGCAGCTGGCGATTCCAATGCCGGAGAAGCGATCCGCCGCGTGACCGGCGTCAGCGTGCAGAACAATGTCGTGGTCGTGCGCGGTCTTGGCGATCGTTATTCGACGACTCTGGTCAACGGCGCGGAAATCCCGAGCTTCAACCCGAGCCGTCGCGTGGTCGCCGTCGATGCCTTCCCGAGCGAATTCCTCGGTGGCCTGACGGTGCAGAAAACCTACAGCGCCGACCTGCCGGGCGAGTTCTCCGGCGGTGTGGCGCTGATCGAGACGCGGCCGACGCCGGATTTCGAAACCGGCGCGATCAGAGTCAACGTCGGCGGTAATACGCAGACCACGTTCTCGCCAGTGCTGACCTATCAAGGTTCGGATTTCGATTACCTCGGCACCGACGGCGGCCAGCGCGATCTGCCCGGCAGCTATCGCGACATCACCAACAACGGCGCCAACACGCTGGGCGGCGCAACGCTCGCGGACCGTCTGAAACTGCTGCAAACGCTGCCGAACCTGTTCGATCTGCAGCGCATCGACAAGGCCCCGGCCGACTTCGGCGGCAGCCTGACCTACGGCAACGTGTTCAAGCTCGGTGGCACCCAGAAGTTCGGCTTCCAGGTCACCGGTTTGTACGACACCAACTACCGCTTCCGGCGCGAACAGCGCGGCGTGTTCACGGCGGGCGGTGGTGGCGGTCAGGACGTGTCGCGCCAGGACGTGGAGGAACTGCAGCGTTCCGAGCAGACCTTCGAAACCGGCGGCACCCTGGGCCTCGGCTACGAATACTCGAAGCAGCACAAGGTCGATTTCGTCACGCTGCTCAGCCGCCAGACCCAGAAGGGTGCTTTCTTCGGCCGCGCGGTGGCCAGCGATGCTGGCTTCGCGACCGATCAGGAACGCATCACGCTCGACTACGTCGAAGGCCAGCTGATCACCAACCAGCTCACCGGCAAGCACACCTTGACCGATGCCGGTGGACTCAAGATCAAGTGGCAGGCGGGTTACTCGATCGCCGATCGCGACGTGCTCGACCGCCGCACCTACGGCCGCTTCCGCGCCGTCGGCACCGACGATCCGTTCCTGATCGGCTTTGGCCAGTCCGGCGAAGCTTCGGAGCCGCGTCGCACCTGGGAATTCCTGCAGGACAAGACGCTCGATCTCGGCGTCGATCTGAGCCTGCCGTTCGAGGCCTCGGACAACCTCCGCGGTGATTTCAAGTGGGGCGCGCGTGGGACCCGCCGCGATCGCGATTTCGAATCGGTGCGCTTCGCCTACTCCTCCCTGGCGACGCAGCGCAGCGACCTGTTCCGGACGCTGCAACTGGTGCCCTCGCTCGAAAACGTGCTGACCCCGACCTTCTTCGGGCCGGGCGGCTTCGATCTCACCGATCTGAACATCTCGATCCGGGGTGGCGGCAACGCCAACGTCTATGACGGTGCCCAGGACGTCAACGCCTTTTACGTGATGACCGACGTGTTCGTCGGCGAGCAGTTCGAAGTGCAGGCCGGCGGCCGCCTCGAGAAGTCCACCATCGACGTCGAAACCGGCGATCCGGCCGGCGGCGCAACGGTGAACTCGCGTCTCACCGACAGCGACATCCTGCCCAGCCTCAACGCGACCTGGTTCATCAGCCGCCAGACGCAGGTGCGTATCGGCGTGTCGCAGTCGCTGAACCGTCCACAGTTCCGCGAACTGGCGGAAGTCGACTTCCTCGATCCGGAAACGCGCTTCCTGACGGTCGGCAACTCGCAGTTGCGTTCGGCGAAGCTGACCAACTACGACCTGCGCTTCGAGCAGTACTGGAGCAATTCGAAGGCGGCGTCGATCGGCGTGTTCTACAAGGACATCAAGAACCCGATCGAATTCAACATCGACGCTTCGTCGGGCAACCAGGTGGTGCGCTCGTTCCAGAACGCCAACAGCGCGAAGGATTACGGCATCGAACTCGATGCCCGCTATGACCTCGGCATCCTCCAGGCCATCGCCCCGCAGCTGCAGTTCGCCTATGTCGCCGGCAATTTCTCGCGGATCGAATCGGAAGTGACTTTGCCGAATGGCTCGACGCGCCAGCTGCAGGGCCAGTCGAACTATCTCGCCAACGCCACGCTCGGCTATTCGAATCCAGCGAGCCGCACCGACGCCACCTTGCTGTTCAACATCTTCGGCGACCGCCTGGCCGAAGTCGGCATCAACGATCTGCCGAACTCCACCGAAAAGTCCTACCCGGTGCTCGATTTCAACATCCGGCAGGGCATCGGCCAGCACTGGCAGATCGGGCTCAAGGCCCGAAACCTTCTTGATCCGCGCATCGACATCGAGCAAGGCCAGTTCAACGGCCAGGCTGCGCTGCAGCGCAGCTACAAGCTCGGCCGTTCCGGGCAGATCAGCGTGCAGTACCAATTCTGA
- a CDS encoding SRPBCC family protein, whose product MRLLIRVVVFVLVLLVGLVGIGFLLADKVHVERSAKILASPSTLYTVLNSFEKFDQWSPWADLDPHVKVERSGPASGVGARYTWHGNADVGAGSQEIIATTPDREIKIELDFEGFDQPSTTTLAIKPDGNGSLVTWSMDSELGSNPIHRYFGLMMDKYIGQDYEKGLSRLKVLAESLPPVSATPEAAPESAPAADPAAAPEASPTS is encoded by the coding sequence ATGCGTCTGCTGATCCGCGTCGTGGTGTTTGTGTTGGTGTTGCTGGTCGGTCTGGTCGGCATCGGCTTCCTGCTGGCGGACAAGGTCCATGTCGAGCGCAGCGCGAAGATCCTGGCTTCGCCAAGCACGCTGTACACCGTGCTGAACAGCTTCGAGAAGTTCGACCAATGGTCGCCCTGGGCGGACCTCGATCCGCACGTGAAGGTCGAGCGCAGCGGCCCCGCCTCCGGTGTCGGTGCCCGTTACACCTGGCACGGCAATGCCGATGTCGGCGCCGGCAGCCAGGAGATCATCGCCACCACGCCGGACCGCGAGATCAAGATCGAACTCGATTTCGAGGGTTTCGATCAGCCCAGCACGACCACCTTGGCGATCAAGCCGGACGGCAACGGCAGTCTGGTGACCTGGTCGATGGATTCCGAGCTGGGCAGCAACCCGATCCATCGCTATTTCGGCCTGATGATGGACAAGTACATCGGCCAGGATTACGAGAAGGGCCTGAGCCGCCTGAAGGTGCTTGCCGAAAGCCTGCCACCGGTATCGGCAACGCCGGAGGCCGCTCCGGAATCGGCACCTGCCGCCGATCCCGCGGCTGCGCCGGAAGCGTCTCCCACCAGCTGA
- the aceA gene encoding isocitrate lyase gives MTSREDQIKALEKDWATNPRWALVKRGYSAADVVRLRGSVQLDYTLAKNGAEKLWAKVNGGAKKGYVNAFGAITAGQAMQQAKAGLEAVYLSGWQVAADGNTSETMYPDQSLYAYDSVPTMVRRINNTFKRADEIQWSRGIEPGSKEFIDYFLPIVADAEAGFGGVLNAFELMKNMIVSGAAGVHFEDQLAAVKKCGHMGGKVLVPTQEAIEKLISARFAADVLGVPTIVLARTDAEAANLITSDHDANDKPFLTGERTPEGFYRVKNGLEQAISRGVAYAPYADLVWCETGVPDIGFAREFAQAVHAACPGKLLSYNCSPSFNWKKNLNDKQIASFQEDLSALGYKYQFITLAGIHINWFNTFQFAHAYARGEGMKHYTQMVQEPEFAARDQGYTFVSHQQEVGAGYFDDVTTVIQGGSSSVKALTGSTEEEQFH, from the coding sequence ATGACGAGCCGTGAAGACCAGATCAAGGCCCTGGAAAAAGACTGGGCAACCAACCCCCGCTGGGCGCTTGTCAAGCGCGGTTATTCCGCCGCTGACGTCGTCCGTCTGCGCGGCAGCGTCCAGCTTGATTACACGCTGGCGAAGAACGGCGCAGAGAAGCTCTGGGCCAAGGTCAACGGCGGCGCCAAGAAGGGCTATGTGAACGCGTTCGGCGCGATCACTGCCGGTCAGGCGATGCAGCAGGCGAAGGCCGGCCTCGAAGCCGTGTATCTGTCCGGCTGGCAGGTTGCTGCCGACGGCAACACCAGCGAAACCATGTACCCGGATCAGTCGCTGTACGCGTACGACTCCGTGCCGACCATGGTTCGCCGCATCAACAACACGTTCAAGCGCGCTGACGAAATCCAGTGGTCGCGTGGCATCGAGCCGGGCTCGAAGGAATTCATCGACTACTTCCTGCCGATCGTCGCTGACGCGGAAGCCGGTTTCGGTGGCGTGCTGAACGCTTTCGAACTGATGAAGAACATGATCGTCTCCGGCGCCGCCGGCGTTCACTTCGAAGATCAGCTCGCTGCGGTCAAGAAGTGCGGCCACATGGGCGGCAAGGTTCTCGTCCCGACGCAGGAAGCGATCGAGAAGCTGATCTCGGCCCGTTTCGCTGCCGACGTGCTGGGCGTGCCGACCATCGTGCTCGCCCGTACCGATGCCGAAGCCGCCAACCTGATCACCTCCGACCATGACGCGAACGACAAGCCGTTCCTGACGGGCGAGCGCACCCCGGAAGGTTTCTACCGCGTCAAGAACGGCCTCGAGCAGGCCATCTCGCGCGGCGTTGCCTACGCGCCGTACGCCGATCTGGTCTGGTGCGAAACCGGCGTGCCGGACATCGGCTTCGCCCGTGAATTCGCGCAGGCCGTGCACGCTGCCTGCCCGGGCAAGCTGCTGTCGTACAACTGCTCGCCGTCGTTCAACTGGAAGAAGAACCTCAACGACAAGCAGATCGCCTCGTTCCAGGAAGATCTGTCGGCGCTGGGCTACAAGTACCAGTTCATCACCCTGGCGGGCATCCACATCAACTGGTTCAACACCTTCCAGTTCGCCCATGCCTACGCCCGCGGCGAAGGCATGAAGCACTACACGCAGATGGTGCAGGAGCCGGAATTCGCGGCCCGCGACCAGGGTTACACCTTCGTCAGCCATCAGCAGGAAGTCGGCGCCGGTTATTTCGACGACGTGACCACCGTGATTCAGGGTGGTTCGTCGTCGGTCAAGGCCCTCACCGGCTCGACTGAAGAAGAGCAGTTCCACTAA
- a CDS encoding tetratricopeptide repeat protein, which yields MKRSFPILAVLILAFGAGLWLVRQRLPSSPVGTAAEAPLTPVGATLLPGLGPVAGNPPFIITSSQPAVQRWFDQGLALTWGFNHEAAERSFLKAAELDPACAMCWWGAALVLGPHVNAPMDPANNAKAWQRSLKALSLAATTTPREQAYIKALAARYAEQPPADRKPLDEAWAAALGEMVKASPDDVDAAVFHAEALMDLQPWNYYDLKGQPKGHIDEVVATLESVMQRQPEHAGALHLYVHAVEASNIPERGVVAADRLRALLPGSGHLVHMPAHIYTRVGRYHDAVLANRLAVAADDSFLATCKPGAAVYPLAYVPHNHHFLWWAASMEGASAEAIASADETAKRATVDALIRQPGFIFLQDFMVTPLKARTQLGRWDEIVATPKPAEDLAYPTAIWHYAQGMAALHQARLDDAQAHLTALATAAADPVWEQAYIGPQHTLSSTLKIAERMLAGELAAARKDYPAALAALTQAAALEDDIAYYEPPVWHQPVRQTLGAVQLAAGQATAAEASYRQDLARFHDNGWSLFGLAQALRAQQKSEEADVTELRFQQAWQHADIKLAASRL from the coding sequence ATGAAACGTTCGTTTCCGATCCTCGCGGTGCTGATTCTCGCCTTCGGTGCGGGCTTGTGGCTGGTCAGGCAGCGCTTGCCATCGAGCCCGGTGGGGACTGCGGCAGAAGCGCCACTGACACCGGTTGGCGCGACCCTGCTGCCCGGCCTCGGGCCGGTCGCCGGCAACCCTCCGTTCATCATCACCAGCAGCCAGCCCGCCGTGCAGCGCTGGTTCGATCAGGGCCTGGCGCTGACCTGGGGCTTCAATCACGAAGCCGCCGAACGCTCCTTTCTGAAAGCCGCTGAACTCGATCCCGCCTGCGCGATGTGCTGGTGGGGTGCAGCGCTGGTGCTCGGCCCCCATGTCAACGCGCCGATGGATCCTGCCAACAATGCCAAGGCCTGGCAGCGCAGCCTCAAGGCGCTGTCGCTGGCCGCCACCACCACGCCGCGCGAACAGGCCTACATCAAGGCGCTGGCCGCGCGCTACGCCGAACAGCCGCCGGCCGATCGCAAGCCGCTGGACGAAGCTTGGGCCGCCGCGCTCGGTGAGATGGTCAAGGCCTCGCCGGACGACGTCGACGCCGCCGTCTTTCACGCCGAAGCCCTGATGGACCTGCAGCCCTGGAACTACTACGACCTCAAGGGCCAGCCGAAAGGGCATATCGACGAAGTGGTCGCGACGCTTGAGTCGGTGATGCAGCGGCAGCCCGAGCACGCCGGTGCGCTGCACCTCTACGTGCACGCAGTCGAAGCGTCCAATATTCCGGAGCGGGGTGTTGTCGCCGCCGATCGACTGCGCGCGCTGCTGCCAGGCTCCGGGCATCTGGTGCACATGCCGGCGCACATCTACACGCGGGTCGGCCGCTATCACGACGCGGTGCTGGCGAACCGGCTGGCGGTCGCCGCCGACGACAGTTTCCTCGCGACCTGCAAGCCGGGCGCGGCGGTCTATCCGCTGGCCTATGTGCCGCACAATCATCACTTCCTGTGGTGGGCGGCGTCGATGGAAGGCGCCAGCGCCGAAGCGATCGCGTCCGCCGACGAGACCGCGAAGCGCGCCACTGTCGACGCGCTCATCCGCCAGCCCGGCTTCATCTTCCTGCAGGACTTCATGGTCACGCCGCTGAAGGCGCGCACCCAGCTCGGCCGCTGGGACGAGATCGTCGCCACGCCGAAGCCGGCGGAGGACCTCGCTTATCCGACCGCGATCTGGCATTACGCCCAGGGCATGGCGGCCCTGCATCAGGCGCGGCTCGACGATGCCCAGGCGCATCTGACGGCACTCGCCACTGCGGCCGCCGACCCGGTCTGGGAGCAGGCCTACATTGGCCCTCAGCACACGCTGTCCAGTACTTTGAAGATTGCCGAGCGGATGCTGGCCGGCGAATTGGCGGCGGCGCGCAAGGACTATCCGGCAGCGCTCGCCGCGCTCACGCAGGCAGCAGCGCTGGAAGATGACATCGCTTACTACGAGCCGCCGGTCTGGCACCAGCCGGTACGTCAGACCTTGGGCGCCGTGCAGCTCGCGGCCGGGCAGGCGACGGCGGCCGAAGCGAGTTATCGCCAGGATCTCGCGCGCTTCCACGACAACGGCTGGTCGCTATTCGGGCTGGCTCAGGCGCTGCGCGCACAGCAGAAAAGCGAGGAGGCCGATGTCACCGAGCTACGCTTCCAGCAGGCTTGGCAGCATGCCGATATCAAGCTTGCGGCTTCGCGCCTGTGA
- the aceB gene encoding malate synthase A, translating to MSAVEGVEITGEIRPAYKKILTRDAIEFVAKLVRKHRSRRSELLELRKERQLAIDAGKLPKFLAETKDIRSGSWKIAGIPADLQDRRVEITGPVDRKMVINALNAGAKCFMADFEDSASPTWELMLDGQINLRDAVNKTISYTSPEGKEYKLNKEVATLIVRPRGWHLDEKHILVDGEPAPGGIVDFGLYFFHNAATLLKKGSGPYFYLPKMQSHLEARLWNSVFVDAQKALGIPKKTIKVTVLIETLWAAFEMDEILYELRDHIVALNCGRWDYIFSCIKTLNAHGDWMVPDRHSVGMDRHFLDSYSKLLCETCHKRGAMAMGGMAAFIPIKNDKAKNDAVFAKVSADKLREVRNGHDGTWVAHPGLVPVALAVFDEHMPEPNQLAKQFNYKIKAADLLKQPIGEITEGGLRNNINVGIGYVEAWIGGNGCVPLHNLMEDAATAEISRTQVWQWLKYGATLSDGRKVTKDLVLKTIDEELAAYKAQLGDERYYQGRFAEAAGIMARMSTAEKCADFLTLASYDYLD from the coding sequence ATGAGTGCAGTGGAAGGCGTTGAAATCACGGGCGAAATTCGTCCTGCGTACAAGAAGATCCTGACCAGGGACGCGATCGAGTTCGTCGCCAAGCTGGTGCGCAAGCACCGCAGCCGGCGGAGCGAGTTGCTGGAGCTCCGCAAGGAGCGTCAGCTCGCCATCGATGCCGGCAAGTTGCCGAAATTCCTGGCCGAGACCAAGGACATCCGCAGTGGCAGCTGGAAGATCGCCGGCATCCCGGCCGATCTCCAGGATCGCCGCGTCGAGATCACCGGTCCGGTCGACCGCAAGATGGTCATTAACGCGCTGAACGCCGGCGCCAAGTGTTTCATGGCCGACTTCGAGGATTCGGCATCGCCGACCTGGGAGCTGATGCTCGACGGCCAGATCAACCTCCGCGACGCGGTCAACAAGACCATCAGCTACACCTCGCCGGAAGGCAAGGAATACAAGCTGAACAAGGAAGTCGCGACGCTGATCGTGCGTCCGCGCGGCTGGCATCTCGACGAGAAGCACATCCTGGTCGACGGCGAACCGGCCCCGGGCGGCATCGTCGACTTCGGCCTGTACTTCTTCCACAACGCGGCCACCTTGCTGAAGAAGGGCTCGGGCCCGTACTTCTATCTGCCGAAAATGCAGTCGCATCTCGAAGCGCGGCTGTGGAACAGCGTGTTCGTCGACGCCCAGAAGGCGCTCGGCATTCCGAAGAAGACCATCAAGGTCACCGTGCTGATCGAAACGCTGTGGGCCGCGTTCGAGATGGACGAGATTCTTTATGAGCTGCGCGACCACATCGTCGCTCTGAACTGCGGCCGCTGGGATTACATCTTCAGCTGCATCAAGACGCTGAACGCGCATGGCGACTGGATGGTGCCGGACCGTCATTCGGTCGGCATGGATCGCCACTTCCTCGACAGCTACTCGAAGCTGCTCTGCGAGACCTGCCACAAGCGCGGCGCGATGGCGATGGGCGGCATGGCCGCCTTCATCCCGATCAAGAACGACAAGGCGAAGAACGACGCCGTGTTCGCCAAGGTGTCGGCCGACAAGCTGCGCGAAGTGCGCAATGGCCACGACGGCACCTGGGTCGCGCATCCGGGTCTGGTGCCGGTCGCCCTGGCCGTGTTCGACGAACACATGCCGGAGCCGAACCAGCTCGCCAAGCAGTTCAACTACAAGATCAAGGCGGCGGATCTGCTCAAGCAGCCGATCGGCGAGATCACCGAAGGCGGCCTGCGCAACAACATCAATGTCGGCATCGGCTATGTCGAAGCCTGGATCGGGGGCAACGGCTGCGTGCCGCTGCACAACCTGATGGAAGACGCGGCGACTGCCGAAATTTCCCGCACCCAGGTCTGGCAGTGGTTGAAGTACGGCGCAACGCTGTCCGATGGCCGCAAGGTCACCAAGGATCTGGTGCTGAAGACCATCGACGAAGAGCTGGCCGCCTACAAGGCGCAGCTTGGCGACGAGCGCTACTACCAGGGTCGTTTCGCGGAAGCCGCCGGCATCATGGCGCGCATGTCCACCGCCGAAAAGTGCGCGGACTTCCTGACCCTCGCCAGCTACGACTACCTTGATTGA
- the uvrC gene encoding excinuclease ABC subunit UvrC — MSEPLPSPFDSRAFLSQLTSSPGVYRMYDVGNELLYVGKARNLKKRVSSYFLRASGNPRIESMVDQISRIEVSLTHTEDEALLLEATLIKEQNPRYNVSLRDDKSYPYVKITNGHDYPRIGFHRGGKDSEARYFGPFPSATAVRETLYTLQKLFRLRPCNDSFFANRRRPCLQHQIRRCSAPCVKMIAPEDYALDVARAVRLLEGRGDELAKEIGTEMEAAAEALEFERAAKLRDQIAALARVRENRAITGGADEIDVIAVAQHPSASCIVVTSVRDGLNLGHGSFFPKHPHGIEIPELLGSFLGQYYLNRPVPPEVLISHQPDDLDWIETTLAHAAGRKVKITEPQRGPKQRLMEMAINTANQALSTRLVEAASMDKRLLELQQALDLDAPPRRLECFDISHSMGELPVASCVVFNEEGPLKIAYRKFNIEGITPGDDYAAIKQAVSRRFARVKAGEVQVPDVLFIDGGAGQLASAVEALAELNFDGVRIVAIAKGPTRRPGLEQLILPERDQPIVLPPDSPALHLIQRIRDEAHRFAITGHRARRDKARITSGLEAIEGLGPTRRRALLNSLGGLGQIKRAGIDELAKVEGINRRLAERIYAHFH; from the coding sequence ATGAGCGAACCGCTTCCTTCCCCGTTTGACTCCCGGGCCTTCCTGTCGCAGCTGACCAGCTCGCCCGGCGTGTATCGCATGTACGACGTCGGCAACGAGCTGCTGTACGTCGGCAAGGCGCGCAATCTGAAGAAGCGCGTATCGAGCTATTTCCTGCGCGCCAGCGGCAATCCGCGCATCGAATCGATGGTCGATCAGATCTCGCGTATCGAGGTGTCGCTGACCCACACCGAGGACGAGGCGCTGCTGCTCGAAGCAACGCTGATCAAGGAGCAGAACCCGCGTTACAACGTCAGTCTGCGCGACGACAAGAGCTACCCGTACGTGAAGATCACGAATGGGCATGACTACCCCCGCATCGGCTTCCATCGCGGCGGCAAGGACAGCGAGGCGCGCTACTTCGGCCCGTTCCCGAGCGCGACCGCGGTGCGCGAAACGCTGTACACGCTGCAGAAGCTGTTCCGCTTGAGGCCCTGCAACGACAGCTTCTTCGCCAACCGCCGCCGTCCCTGTCTGCAGCATCAGATCCGCCGCTGCTCGGCACCCTGCGTGAAGATGATCGCGCCGGAGGATTACGCGCTTGATGTCGCGCGCGCGGTGCGTCTGCTCGAAGGCCGTGGCGACGAGCTGGCCAAGGAGATCGGCACCGAGATGGAAGCTGCCGCCGAAGCGCTGGAGTTCGAGCGCGCCGCCAAGCTGCGCGATCAGATCGCAGCACTCGCCCGCGTCCGCGAGAACCGTGCGATCACCGGCGGCGCCGACGAGATCGACGTCATCGCCGTGGCCCAGCATCCGTCGGCGAGCTGCATCGTCGTCACTTCGGTGCGTGACGGCCTGAACCTCGGCCACGGCAGCTTCTTCCCGAAGCATCCGCATGGCATCGAGATTCCTGAATTGCTCGGCAGCTTCCTCGGCCAGTACTACCTGAACCGGCCGGTACCACCCGAAGTGCTGATCAGCCATCAGCCGGACGACCTCGACTGGATCGAAACCACGCTGGCCCATGCGGCCGGCCGCAAGGTCAAGATCACCGAGCCGCAGCGCGGGCCGAAGCAGCGGCTGATGGAGATGGCGATCAACACCGCCAATCAGGCGCTGTCGACGCGGCTGGTCGAGGCCGCAAGCATGGACAAGCGCCTGCTCGAACTGCAGCAGGCGCTGGATCTGGATGCGCCGCCGCGGCGGCTCGAATGCTTCGACATCAGCCACTCGATGGGCGAGCTGCCGGTGGCGTCCTGCGTGGTGTTCAACGAAGAAGGGCCGCTGAAGATCGCCTACCGCAAGTTCAACATCGAAGGCATCACGCCGGGCGATGACTACGCGGCGATCAAGCAGGCGGTATCGCGGCGCTTCGCCCGCGTGAAGGCCGGCGAAGTGCAGGTGCCGGACGTGCTGTTCATCGATGGCGGGGCGGGGCAATTGGCCTCGGCCGTCGAAGCGCTGGCCGAGCTGAACTTCGATGGCGTGCGCATCGTCGCCATCGCCAAGGGGCCGACGCGCCGGCCAGGCCTCGAACAGCTGATCCTGCCGGAACGCGATCAGCCGATCGTGCTGCCGCCGGATTCGCCAGCGCTGCACCTGATCCAGCGCATCCGCGACGAGGCGCATCGCTTCGCGATCACCGGCCACCGCGCGCGCCGCGACAAGGCGCGCATCACCTCGGGTCTGGAAGCGATCGAAGGTCTGGGGCCGACCCGGCGCCGCGCGTTGCTGAATTCTCTCGGCGGACTTGGCCAGATCAAGCGCGCCGGCATCGACGAACTGGCGAAGGTCGAGGGTATCAACCGCCGGCTTGCCGAGCGCATCTATGCGCACTTTCATTGA
- the pgsA gene encoding CDP-diacylglycerol--glycerol-3-phosphate 3-phosphatidyltransferase: protein MRINLPTALTLGRVAIIPVVLGLFYVDWQHARQASAVLFVIAAFTDWLDGWLARRWNQTSNFGAFLDPVADKLLVAVALVMLLRDHSTGLMGVLVAVIIGREITISALREWLAEMGERKRVAVGMLGKIKTAFQMTAISLMLWKLPVGPIPVYELGYGLLFGAAALTLWSMAVYMKAAWPLMRDGLQRPA from the coding sequence ATGCGGATCAATTTGCCAACTGCCCTGACACTCGGCCGTGTCGCCATCATCCCGGTCGTGCTCGGCCTGTTCTATGTCGACTGGCAGCACGCCCGCCAAGCCTCGGCCGTGCTGTTCGTCATCGCCGCGTTCACCGACTGGCTGGACGGCTGGCTGGCCCGCCGCTGGAACCAGACCTCGAACTTCGGCGCCTTCCTCGATCCGGTCGCCGACAAGCTGCTGGTCGCAGTCGCGTTGGTGATGCTGCTGCGCGATCACTCGACCGGCCTGATGGGCGTGCTGGTCGCCGTCATCATCGGCCGCGAGATCACCATCTCCGCACTGCGCGAATGGCTGGCCGAGATGGGTGAGCGCAAGCGCGTCGCCGTCGGCATGCTCGGCAAGATCAAGACCGCGTTCCAGATGACCGCGATCAGCCTGATGCTGTGGAAGCTGCCGGTGGGGCCGATCCCGGTCTACGAGCTCGGCTACGGCCTGCTGTTCGGCGCTGCGGCGCTCACCTTGTGGTCGATGGCGGTCTACATGAAGGCTGCCTGGCCGCTGATGAGAGACGGCCTCCAGCGGCCGGCCTGA